From Echeneis naucrates chromosome 7, fEcheNa1.1, whole genome shotgun sequence, one genomic window encodes:
- the lmod3 gene encoding leiomodin-3, whose protein sequence is MQFGGFNFRRYMRQEQTVCSSSQSQKLHSLLRPQAKIIPPFHITKKRETKSANMSNSRDIDDLNEEDIDEDEILAMLSPEELKELQSEMDIMIAPDESVPVGQRQKDQTEKPPTGTFDHRSLVDYLYWEKESKRMLEEERVPATLLPSEKTLREEAEKKEKEQTVNGEEYEVIEEIIIEEAVDGTEGEEIIEIIEEIVEEDNEMDEKGKEVGVKDDSEVKLPAHSDKPENVDKYVGPPDDNGEKEKENNTDGNLPLSDAKEKTEHSDDEEKTEIKTTDSLLPKDTPGEPEIDESSDKLPQKEERKINKLKIPKLALNNIKMTSRPSGNETNLESTLDKIRNNNPSVTEVNLNNIENIPKDMLLDYVNALKKNKHVKTFSIANTGVDENIAFNLANMLRENRSITTLNIESNFITGKGIVAIIRCLQFNETLTELRFHNQRHMLGHHAEMEISRLIKANNTLLKMGYHFELPGPRMVVTNILTRNLDRQRQLRKEEQRHQQMKEQKELMQMYESSLNLPPGLLQMLGYVPPLELLQEHGLIPPSSEQNAVPQTHQQTEKPEPQKQPKRKSIPKQSNAQPPNSLREVKLKKTPKKRDPFLELNQRDDRRSARPSVQLRKTPKAKDGGSGEMTEEAPNLTDVIKTLKPVPRRRVPPKVDLTPRDQLLSEIKKSNVAYLRSVPLPKVLESSETSLL, encoded by the exons ATGCAGTTCGGAGGGTTTAATTTTAGACGTTACATGCGGCAGGAGCAAACTGTTTGTAGCTCAAGTCAGAGCCAGAAGCTTCACTCTTTGCTGCGCCCTCAGGCAAAAATTATTCCTCCTTTTCATATCACCAAGAAGAGAGAAACCAAAAGCGCAAATATGTCAAACAGCAGAGATATCGATGATCTCAATGAAGAAGACATCGATGAGGATGAAATCCTTGCTATGCTTTCACCCGAGGAGCTTAAGGAGCTTCAGAGTGAGATGGATATTATGATTGCCCCAGATGAGAGTGTACCTgttggacagagacagaaagaccaGACAGAAAAGCCTCCAACTGGGACATTCGACCACAGATCCTTGGTTGATTACCTTTACTGGGAGAAAGAGTCCAAACGCATGCTGGAAGAAGAAAGAGTGCCAGCTACTCTGCTGCCCAGTGAG AAAACTTTGAGAGAGGaagctgaaaagaaagaaaaagaacaaactgtGAACGGTGAAGAGTATGAAGTGATCGAAGAAATTATTATAGAAGAAGCTGTGGATGGcacagaaggagaggaaattaTTGAGATAATTGAGGAAATTGTCGAAGAGGACAATGAGATGGATGAGAAGGGCAAAGAGGTGGGTGTGAAAGATGACAGTGAAGTGAAGCTGCCAGCACATTCAGACAAACCTGAAAATGTAGACAAATATGTAGGCCCTCCAGATGAcaatggggaaaaagaaaaggaaaacaatacaGATGGAAATCTGCCTTTATCAGATGCAAAGGAGAAGACTGAGCACTCAGACGATGAAGAGAAGACGGAAATTAAAACGACAGACTCTTTGCTTCCCAAAGATACACCAGGTGAGCCGGAGATAGATGAAAGCAGTGACAAGCTCCCgcagaaagaagagagaaaaattaaCAAACTAAAAATTCCAAAGCTGGCActcaacaacataaaaatgacatcaaGACCTTCGGGAAATGAGACTAACTTGGAGTCGACACTCGACAAGATTCGCAACAACAATCCCTCTGTCACTGAGGTAAACCTCAACAATATAGAAAACATTCCCAAAGATATGCTCCTGGACTATGTCAATGCCTTGAAGAAGAATAAACATGTGAAAACATTCAGTATAGCCAACACCGGTGTGGATGAAAACATAGCTTTCAATCTCGCCAACATGTTACGAGAGAACCGAAGCATCACAACTCTGAATATCGAGTCTAATTTCATAACTGGAAAGGGCATCGTAGCCATCATCCGCTGCCTGCAATTCAACGAGACACTCACAGAGCTGCGATTTCACAACCAGAGGCACATGCTGGGTCACCACGCAGAGATGGAGATCTCACGTCTGATCAAGGCCAATAACACCCTCCTGAAGATGGGCTACCACTTTGAGCTGCCGGGGCCCAGGATGGTGGTGACCAACATCTTAACCAGGAATCTGGATCGTCAGAGGCAGCTGAGGAAGGAAGAGCAGAGGCACCAGCAAATGAAGGAACAAAAAGAGCTGATGCAGATGTATGAGAGCAGCCTGAACCTGCCTCCCGGCTTACTTCAAATGCTGGGGTACGTACCGCCACTCGAGCTCCTGCAGGAGCATGGGCTCATCCCACCCTCATCAGAACAGAACGCAGTCCCTCAAACGCACCAACAGACTGAGAAGCCAGAGCCTCAGAAGCAGCCCAAACGTAAAAGCATTCCCAAACAATCCAACGCTCAACCACCAAATTCGTTAAGGGAGGTCAAGCTAAAGAAGACACCCAAGAAACGCGACCCGTTCCTGGAGCTGAACCAAAGAGATGACAGGAGATCAGCGAGGCCCAGCGTTCAACTACGGAAGACCCCTAAAGCAAAGGATGGAGGCAGTGGAGAGATGACAGAGGAGGCGCCCAACCTGACTGATGTGATCAAGACTTTGAAGCCCGTCCCTCGTAGACGAGTGCCGCCAAAAGTTGACCTGACACCGCGTGATCAGCTCCTGAGCGAGATTAAAAAGAGCAACGTGGCCTATCTCAGATCT GTGCCGCTCCCCAAAGTCCTGGAGTCAAGTGAAACGAGTCTCCTCTGA